Proteins from a single region of Acanthochromis polyacanthus isolate Apoly-LR-REF ecotype Palm Island chromosome 11, KAUST_Apoly_ChrSc, whole genome shotgun sequence:
- the LOC127536066 gene encoding uncharacterized protein LOC127536066: protein MKVFHTFFCFLFIALQDGKTGLLNSNLGLRTVMEGEDITVECPFTISGNTKKFCLEKCEEGNILIETTEDTAEKDRYRIRYEHKTFPSDNILHVSIKQLKKSDSGWYRCALGRSLLPDSSEDFQIVVKAASTTSQPKSTLPTFPPSTFLPSSSTATTPTEESLSSTSGTSKPPSASTEDNGKPDSSSGTSSDCDQKFSSTFKDHIYIQSSRVYDETREDRQISSPPVETSSIYCNAKYTKPNRAEDTDDYSFVSFPASKI from the exons atgaaagtcttccacacttttttctgtttcctcttcatcg CTCTGCAGGATGGAAAGACTGGACTTTTAAATTCAAATCTAGGCCTGCGCACAGTAATGGAAGGAGAAGACATCACAGTTGAATGCCCATTCACTATTTCCGGAAACACAAAGAAGTTCTGTCTGGAAAAAtgtgaagaaggaaacattCTCATtgaaacaacagaggacacagcTGAGAAAGACAGATACAGAATTCGATATGAACACAAAACTTTTCCATCAGATAATATTCTGCATGTGAGCATCAAACAGCTGAAGAAGTCTGACTCTGGTTGGTACAGATGTGCTTTGGGAAGGTCTTTGCTTCCAGATTCATCTGAGGATTTTCAGATTGTTGTCAAAGCAG CTTCAACCACTTCACAACCAAAGTCCACTCTTCCAACTTTTCCACCGTCAACGTTTCTCCCATCATCCTCCACGGCAACAACACCAACAGAAGAGAGTTTGAGCTCCACTTCAGGAACATCTAAACCTCCATCAGCCTCTACTGAAGACAACGGGAAGCCGGACTCATCTTCAGGTACGTCGTCAGATTGTGACCAAAAGTTTTCATCTACTTTTAAAGACCACATATATATCCAG tccaGTCGAGTATATGATGAGAccagagaggacagacagatcAGTTCTCCTCCTGTGGAAACATCTTCAATTTACTGCAACGCCAAATACACCAAACCAAACAGAGCTGAAGACACAGACGACTACAGCTTTGTCAGCTTTCCTGCAAGCAAA atctga